A DNA window from Falco peregrinus isolate bFalPer1 chromosome 8, bFalPer1.pri, whole genome shotgun sequence contains the following coding sequences:
- the GRXCR2 gene encoding glutaredoxin domain-containing cysteine-rich protein 2 encodes MDEHQKKLNQRHEGRPRKVRFKISSAYSGRVLKQVYEDGQALEPPAKERTRHFLRHSFEPGDHFCGAGEMPESRFYSTAKMTAQRISIFKEDKKYGLTSNSPLLSDYQSSDSLCKASPIIDFGKIIIYTNNLKIVRAPMDQRELMRRLIQTEGINDWTFIYRERKERFGGGHRKDIDKNFACNQYVQEGDAEHGCSQCKGSGSAPCSLCHGSKFSMLANRFRESYRALRCPACNERGLQPCQICAA; translated from the exons ATGGATGAGCACCAGAAGAAACTCAATCAGCGGCATGAAGGAAGGCCCCGCAAAGTGAGGTTCAAAATATCATCAGCTTACAGTGGTAGAGTGTTAAAACAAGTCTATGAAGATGGGCAGGCACTCGAGCCCCCAGCCAAAGAGCGCACTCGGCACTTTCTGCGCCACAGCTTCGAGCCAGGGGACCAtttctgtggggctggggaaatGCCAGAAAGCAGGTTTTACTCGACAGCCAAGATGACTGCCCAGCGGATCAGCATATTCAAAGAGGATAAGAAATATGGTCTCACCAGTAACTCACCTCTCCTCAGTGACTACCAGTCTAGCGACAGCCTTTGCAAG GCTTCCCCAATTATAGATTTTGGCAAGATCATAATCTACACTAATAACCTGAAAATCGTCCGTGCGCCAATGGACCAGAGAGAGCTCATGAGAAGACTCATCCAGACTGAGGGAATAAATGACTGGACCTTCATATACcgggaaaggaaagaaagatttggTGGTGGACATAGAAAAGACATTGACAAAAATTTTGCCTGCAACCAGTATGTGCAG GAAGGGGATGCTGAACATGGTTGTTCCCAGTGTAAAGGGTCAGGCTCAGCTCCTTGCTCACTGTGCCATGGAAGCAAGTTTTCAATGCTGGCAAACAGATTCAGAGAGTCCTACAGGGCTCTCCGATGTCCAGCTTGCAACGAGAGaggcctgcagccctgccagatCTGCGCTGCCTGA